Proteins found in one Methylophilaceae bacterium genomic segment:
- a CDS encoding deoxyribodipyrimidine photo-lyase: MQYINSLVWFRRDLRDFDHAALYHALKASQQVYCVFVFDTEILDALTNKADRRVEFIWESIRELKLALQQRGGDLLVLHGKATDLIPILAKQLAIDAIFVNHDYEPSAIARDETIKTILKASQVDWHDFKDQVIFEKDEILNLSNKPYRVFTPYRNAAIKKLNDFYLKAYAVDRYFNHLAKTTPTELPSLENLGFKPTNLKSMQLPTGMSGGKQLLDDFIARISQYKTARDFPAIKGVSYLSTHLRFGTVSIRHLARTARNMDNLGAETWLNELIWRDFYFQILHHNPELAFGRAFNPQFEQLAFPNNQQYFAAWCEGKTGYPLVDAAMRQINQTGYMHNRLRMIVASFLVKDLLIDWRWGERYFAEHLIDFDFSANNGGWQWAASTGCDAQPWFRIFNPVTQSQRFDSKGNFIRKYIPELAKCNDKEIHEPWKIPPSRQQILMIKMGDDYPEPIVDHPQQRALALALYQEANDAILPP, encoded by the coding sequence ATGCAATATATCAACTCTTTAGTTTGGTTTCGCCGAGATTTGCGCGATTTTGATCACGCTGCGCTTTATCATGCATTAAAAGCATCGCAGCAAGTCTATTGTGTGTTCGTTTTTGATACTGAAATTTTGGATGCCTTAACTAACAAAGCAGATCGACGTGTCGAATTTATTTGGGAAAGTATTCGCGAACTTAAATTAGCACTACAACAGCGAGGCGGTGACTTACTGGTGCTGCATGGTAAAGCAACTGACCTAATTCCCATCTTGGCAAAACAGTTAGCCATTGACGCCATTTTTGTTAATCATGATTATGAGCCCAGCGCGATAGCAAGAGATGAAACAATTAAAACAATACTAAAAGCCAGCCAAGTAGATTGGCATGACTTTAAAGATCAAGTGATCTTTGAAAAAGATGAAATACTTAATTTAAGCAATAAACCATACCGTGTATTCACGCCTTATCGTAATGCGGCAATTAAAAAGCTGAATGATTTTTATCTAAAAGCCTATGCTGTTGATCGCTATTTCAATCATTTGGCGAAAACAACACCTACCGAGTTACCCAGTTTAGAAAACTTAGGCTTTAAACCAACCAATTTAAAAAGTATGCAATTACCTACCGGGATGTCTGGTGGCAAGCAATTATTAGACGATTTTATTGCTCGTATAAGCCAATACAAAACAGCAAGAGATTTTCCCGCAATTAAAGGGGTGTCTTACCTATCAACTCACTTGCGATTCGGTACTGTTTCTATCCGCCATTTAGCACGCACTGCGCGGAATATGGACAATCTTGGCGCTGAGACATGGTTAAATGAGCTTATTTGGCGTGACTTTTATTTTCAAATTTTGCACCACAATCCAGAACTGGCATTTGGTCGTGCTTTTAACCCCCAATTTGAACAGTTAGCATTTCCTAATAATCAGCAATATTTTGCTGCTTGGTGCGAAGGAAAAACCGGCTATCCACTAGTTGATGCAGCCATGCGGCAAATCAATCAAACAGGTTATATGCATAATCGTTTACGCATGATTGTTGCTAGTTTTCTAGTCAAAGACTTGCTGATTGATTGGCGCTGGGGAGAGCGTTATTTTGCAGAACATTTAATTGATTTTGATTTCAGCGCCAATAATGGCGGTTGGCAATGGGCAGCGTCTACTGGCTGTGATGCGCAGCCTTGGTTTCGTATCTTTAATCCAGTAACGCAAAGTCAACGATTTGATTCTAAAGGGAACTTCATCAGAAAATACATTCCCGAACTAGCAAAGTGCAATGATAAAGAAATACATGAACCATGGAAAATACCGCCTTCACGCCAACAAATATTGATGATAAAAATGGGTGATGACTATCCTGAACCTATTGTGGATCACCCGCAACAAAGAGCACTAGCACTAGCGCTATATCAGGAAGCGAATGATGCCATCTTGCCTCCATAA
- the rlmH gene encoding 23S rRNA (pseudouridine(1915)-N(3))-methyltransferase RlmH, whose translation MKLKIISVGHKMPSWVEVACAEYTKRMPRELTIEIIEIKPDKRADGKKNPAVQAAEADRILKVANKDYLIACDEHGKATTTVELATMMQSWQEMGRDVSIVVGGADGLDPALIKQADFCWALSKLTLPHAFVRVLLAEQLYRAYTVIQNHPYHRE comes from the coding sequence ATGAAACTCAAAATTATCTCAGTTGGGCATAAAATGCCAAGCTGGGTAGAGGTTGCTTGTGCTGAATATACCAAACGGATGCCGCGTGAATTAACCATAGAAATCATTGAAATAAAGCCAGACAAACGTGCTGATGGTAAGAAAAATCCTGCAGTGCAAGCGGCTGAAGCCGATCGCATACTTAAGGTGGCCAATAAAGATTATCTGATTGCCTGCGACGAACATGGTAAAGCAACAACCACAGTGGAGTTAGCAACCATGATGCAATCTTGGCAAGAGATGGGTCGCGATGTCAGTATTGTGGTTGGTGGCGCTGATGGTTTAGACCCCGCGTTAATTAAGCAAGCCGATTTTTGCTGGGCTTTGTCCAAACTCACATTGCCGCATGCCTTCGTACGGGTTTTATTAGCAGAGCAACTCTATCGCGCCTATACAGTCATACAAAATCATCCTTATCACCGAGAGTAA
- the rsfS gene encoding ribosome silencing factor produces MKDAVVNAIENIKGFDITVLDVSKLTSMTNYMIICSANSTRQTKAIADNIYVELKAKGYHPRGLEGEKDGEWVLVDLGEAIVHIMIPTTRAYYNLEQLWGGEAKHVKADKLNPASA; encoded by the coding sequence ATGAAAGATGCGGTCGTTAACGCAATCGAAAATATCAAAGGTTTTGATATCACTGTTTTGGATGTTTCAAAACTCACCTCCATGACCAATTACATGATTATTTGCAGCGCAAATTCCACACGTCAAACAAAAGCCATCGCCGATAATATCTATGTCGAACTGAAAGCAAAAGGTTATCACCCTCGCGGTTTAGAAGGCGAAAAAGATGGTGAGTGGGTGCTGGTTGATTTAGGTGAAGCGATTGTTCATATCATGATACCGACCACGCGTGCTTACTATAACTTAGAGCAATTATGGGGCGGCGAAGCCAAACACGTCAAAGCCGATAAGCTAAATCCAGCTTCGGCATAA
- a CDS encoding aspartate 1-decarboxylase, with product MQRTMLKSKLHRVHVTHSELHYEGSCAIDEVLLEAANISEYERIEIYNVTNGERFSTYAILADRHSGIISTNGAAAHKAKPGDIVIIATYAEYSALELETYHPELVYVDEQNRIKAIKNKIPAQAA from the coding sequence ATGCAAAGAACGATGCTTAAATCTAAACTTCACCGTGTCCATGTGACGCATAGTGAACTGCATTATGAAGGCAGTTGTGCGATTGATGAAGTACTGCTAGAAGCCGCTAACATTAGCGAATACGAAAGAATTGAAATCTATAATGTAACTAATGGGGAGCGTTTTAGCACTTATGCAATTCTTGCTGACCGGCATTCAGGCATCATCTCAACTAATGGTGCAGCAGCGCATAAAGCCAAACCTGGTGATATTGTCATTATTGCTACCTATGCAGAATATAGTGCTTTAGAACTTGAAACATACCATCCAGAGTTGGTGTATGTTGATGAACAAAATCGAATAAAAGCAATCAAAAATAAAATCCCAGCGCAAGCTGCTTAA
- the panC gene encoding pantoate--beta-alanine ligase gives MQIVHTSAALKNCLKDYAKIALVPTMGNLHAGHLQLVELAKQQADCVVVSIFVNPLQFDSLIDLEKYPRTLVDDCKRLEQVGASIVFVPSVEEMYPDFDGQSLNQSMMVTPPPIAAELCGASRPGHFTGVTTVVAKLFHMVQPDIAIFGKKDFQQLFIIRELVKQLNFAITIIAGDIVREASGLAMSSRNGHFNTHQATQAAQLNHALRMAVKHAQSSNIDYSTIETKTAEALIKQGWQIDYISIRDALSLKPATKYDTQLVILAAATLANVRLIDNIEFCAKPFN, from the coding sequence ATGCAAATTGTTCACACCAGTGCAGCACTAAAAAACTGCTTAAAAGATTACGCTAAGATTGCCCTTGTGCCCACAATGGGCAATTTACATGCGGGTCATTTACAATTAGTCGAACTCGCCAAACAACAAGCTGATTGTGTGGTTGTGAGTATTTTTGTGAATCCTCTACAGTTTGATTCCCTCATTGATTTAGAGAAATATCCACGTACTTTAGTAGACGATTGCAAACGGTTAGAACAAGTTGGTGCTTCAATTGTTTTTGTACCCTCTGTAGAAGAAATGTACCCTGATTTTGATGGTCAATCGCTCAATCAAAGCATGATGGTGACACCGCCACCAATTGCAGCTGAGTTATGTGGCGCTAGCCGCCCCGGTCACTTTACAGGTGTCACAACTGTAGTGGCAAAATTATTTCATATGGTGCAACCTGATATTGCTATATTCGGTAAAAAAGATTTTCAACAGCTATTCATTATTCGGGAGCTAGTTAAGCAACTTAACTTTGCCATTACAATTATTGCAGGTGATATTGTGCGAGAAGCGAGTGGACTTGCGATGAGTTCACGCAATGGTCACTTTAATACGCATCAGGCAACACAAGCTGCCCAGCTGAATCATGCTCTGAGAATGGCCGTCAAGCATGCACAATCATCTAACATTGATTACTCAACTATTGAAACCAAAACAGCTGAAGCGCTGATAAAGCAAGGCTGGCAAATTGATTACATCTCAATCCGAGATGCTTTATCTCTAAAACCAGCCACAAAATATGACACGCAATTAGTCATTTTGGCTGCCGCTACCCTTGCCAATGTTCGTTTAATTGACAACATTGAGTTTTGCGCTAAACCTTTCAATTGA
- the panB gene encoding 3-methyl-2-oxobutanoate hydroxymethyltransferase, with translation MQSTHSNKLDKLNKLTSIGEKIAMLTCYDATFAKLMALADIDVLLVGDSLGMVLQGAENTLNVSMHHMTYHTKNVAAGAPNTLIVADMPLGSYEHDNEAALKNAQWLIKSGASMVKFEGGGNRIETARYLVSHGVPVSAHLGFTPQSVNQLGGYKIQGKTQESAQQMINDAKAMDAAGVSMVVLEMVPAALAAQITNLIKAPTIGIGAGVDCDGQVLVLQDLLGIYTGPASKSPTAFKSPRFVRNFLQENNSIQEAITAYIHAVKDQSFPGLEHSY, from the coding sequence ATGCAATCGACCCATAGCAATAAGCTAGACAAACTGAACAAGTTAACCTCAATTGGCGAGAAAATTGCTATGTTAACTTGCTATGATGCGACCTTTGCCAAATTAATGGCGCTAGCTGATATTGATGTTTTACTGGTTGGCGACTCTTTAGGTATGGTGTTACAAGGGGCGGAAAATACGCTCAATGTCAGCATGCACCACATGACTTACCATACCAAAAACGTGGCTGCAGGTGCGCCCAATACACTCATTGTTGCTGATATGCCATTGGGCAGTTATGAGCATGACAATGAAGCGGCGCTTAAAAATGCGCAGTGGCTGATTAAGTCTGGTGCGAGCATGGTGAAATTTGAAGGCGGTGGCAACCGCATTGAAACTGCACGATATTTAGTATCTCATGGTGTGCCTGTCAGTGCGCATTTGGGCTTTACCCCACAGTCTGTGAATCAACTTGGTGGTTATAAAATACAAGGCAAAACCCAAGAATCGGCCCAACAAATGATCAACGATGCAAAAGCCATGGATGCGGCAGGCGTGAGTATGGTTGTGCTGGAAATGGTACCAGCTGCGCTTGCCGCACAAATTACCAATCTCATCAAAGCGCCTACGATTGGCATTGGTGCTGGGGTGGATTGCGATGGTCAAGTGCTGGTGTTGCAAGACTTACTTGGCATCTATACCGGCCCAGCAAGCAAGTCTCCTACAGCGTTTAAATCACCTCGTTTTGTGCGTAATTTTTTGCAAGAAAACAATAGCATACAAGAAGCAATTACAGCTTATATTCATGCAGTTAAAGACCAGTCATTTCCTGGACTTGAACACAGTTACTAA
- a CDS encoding deoxynucleoside kinase: MSIFNKYPFIVVEGPIGSGKTTLARMLSEKFSTQLLSEKAEENPFLARFYHDPKRYALQTQIFFLFQRARQIADISQIDMFSQPITADFFLEKDPLFARLNLNDEEYALYHQIYHHLQLESPKPDLVIYLQTPSATLLDRIAERNIDYESNMPPQYIERLSSAYSEYFHSYDAAPVLIVNNEKLNIIKDAAALDLLVDRIHQFQGRREYFNPNFE, translated from the coding sequence ATGAGCATTTTTAACAAATATCCATTTATTGTTGTTGAAGGACCTATTGGTAGCGGGAAAACGACTCTTGCACGTATGCTATCAGAAAAATTTTCAACACAATTACTGTCAGAAAAAGCAGAAGAAAATCCTTTTTTGGCGCGTTTTTACCACGATCCAAAACGTTACGCTTTACAGACACAAATCTTTTTCTTATTTCAACGCGCACGTCAAATTGCTGACATCAGCCAAATTGATATGTTTTCGCAGCCCATTACCGCTGATTTCTTTTTGGAAAAAGATCCGCTTTTTGCACGCTTAAATTTAAATGATGAGGAATATGCGCTCTATCACCAGATTTATCATCACTTACAATTAGAATCACCTAAACCCGATTTAGTGATTTATTTACAAACGCCTAGTGCGACATTGCTGGATCGTATTGCAGAACGTAATATTGATTATGAATCGAATATGCCGCCACAATATATTGAGCGCTTATCTAGTGCATATAGTGAGTATTTTCATAGCTATGATGCAGCACCAGTGTTGATTGTTAATAACGAAAAACTCAATATTATTAAAGATGCGGCAGCACTGGATTTATTAGTCGACCGCATTCATCAATTTCAAGGTCGCCGTGAATATTTCAATCCCAATTTCGAATAA
- the folK gene encoding 2-amino-4-hydroxy-6-hydroxymethyldihydropteridine diphosphokinase, with the protein MVHRAYVALGSNLCEPASQVKHALIALEKIPQTMVLQHSSLYQSEPVGYDNQPDFINAVAELDTDLSPESLLSALLDIEQAFGRERPFPNAPRILDLDLLLYDHLVKQTDFLTLPHPRMHARGFVLLPLAEIVPTMVINHSDVIPKDTNVVKLAEAFQNQGIQKLSND; encoded by the coding sequence ATGGTGCATAGAGCCTATGTCGCACTTGGTAGCAACTTATGCGAGCCAGCATCACAGGTCAAGCACGCACTTATTGCGCTAGAAAAAATCCCTCAAACGATGGTATTGCAACACTCCAGTCTTTATCAATCAGAACCTGTTGGCTATGATAACCAGCCTGATTTTATTAATGCAGTAGCTGAACTTGACACTGACTTATCGCCAGAGTCTTTGCTAAGTGCATTACTTGATATTGAGCAGGCATTTGGGCGTGAACGTCCTTTCCCAAACGCGCCTCGCATTCTTGATTTGGATTTACTGCTATATGACCACCTTGTCAAGCAAACAGATTTTTTAACCTTACCGCATCCACGTATGCATGCACGTGGTTTTGTTTTATTACCGCTAGCAGAGATTGTTCCCACCATGGTGATTAACCACAGTGATGTTATTCCTAAAGACACTAATGTTGTAAAATTAGCAGAAGCTTTTCAAAACCAAGGCATCCAAAAACTGAGCAATGATTGA
- the pcnB gene encoding polynucleotide adenylyltransferase PcnB yields MIKKFLNRVFKKKGNAAVAINEADLRLSNTAKKISVKQHKLNQNLISDAALNTCEALQNAGFDAYIVGGAVRDLLLDFKPKDFDVATNAEPEQVHKLFRRSRIIGKRFRLVHVLWGRETIEVSTFRGHHDNKGDASTNDTGRILRDNIFGSLEDDAVRRDFTANALYYNPKTQEVLDFHHGVADVKARLLRMIGEPTIRYQEDPVRMLRAVRLSAKLGLKIDKATEKPIAELAHLLQDVPPSRLFDEMLKLFLSGHAIESINILREQHLHHGLLPLLDVVLEQPLGEKFVMLALKNTDDRIMQGKSSNPSFLFATLLWHEVLKAWQVHQQQAPIIPALYHAMDEVIQLQANKLAIHNRFVSTMKEIWAMQPRFEQRAGKRPFALIAHPRYRAAYDFMLLRCESGEIATEIGEWWTTFAHANTEQRTAMLLPETNPHKRRRRKPKKPALKGLDGA; encoded by the coding sequence ATGATTAAAAAATTTCTTAATCGCGTATTCAAAAAAAAGGGGAATGCAGCAGTCGCTATTAATGAAGCCGACCTACGCTTATCCAATACTGCAAAGAAAATTTCTGTTAAGCAACACAAACTTAATCAAAATTTAATCAGTGATGCAGCGCTTAATACATGTGAAGCGCTACAAAACGCTGGTTTCGATGCCTATATTGTTGGGGGTGCAGTTCGTGATTTATTGCTAGATTTCAAACCTAAAGATTTTGATGTGGCCACCAATGCAGAGCCAGAGCAAGTGCACAAGCTATTCCGTCGCTCGCGTATTATTGGCAAGCGATTCCGCCTTGTGCATGTATTATGGGGCAGAGAAACCATTGAAGTCTCCACATTCCGTGGTCACCATGATAATAAAGGTGACGCATCAACAAATGATACTGGTCGCATTCTGCGTGATAATATTTTTGGTAGCTTAGAGGATGATGCCGTCAGGCGCGACTTTACCGCGAATGCACTCTATTACAATCCTAAAACGCAAGAAGTGCTCGATTTTCATCATGGCGTTGCTGACGTCAAAGCCCGATTATTGCGCATGATAGGTGAGCCAACAATTCGTTATCAAGAAGATCCTGTGCGTATGCTTCGCGCGGTAAGGCTATCAGCTAAACTAGGATTGAAAATTGATAAAGCCACAGAAAAGCCGATTGCTGAATTAGCCCATCTGCTTCAAGACGTACCACCAAGTCGCTTATTTGATGAAATGCTAAAGCTGTTTTTATCTGGGCATGCCATCGAAAGTATTAATATTTTGCGTGAGCAACATTTACATCACGGGTTATTACCGTTATTAGATGTGGTCTTAGAACAGCCGCTAGGCGAAAAATTTGTCATGTTGGCGCTTAAAAATACAGATGACCGCATCATGCAAGGTAAGTCATCCAACCCGAGCTTTTTATTTGCCACTTTACTCTGGCACGAAGTACTCAAGGCATGGCAAGTGCATCAGCAACAGGCGCCCATCATTCCCGCTTTGTACCATGCGATGGATGAAGTGATTCAGTTACAAGCTAATAAATTAGCCATTCATAACCGGTTTGTTTCTACCATGAAAGAAATTTGGGCAATGCAACCACGTTTTGAACAGCGTGCTGGCAAGCGCCCTTTTGCACTCATTGCCCACCCACGCTACCGCGCCGCTTATGATTTTATGTTATTACGTTGCGAGTCGGGTGAGATTGCAACTGAAATTGGTGAGTGGTGGACAACATTTGCCCACGCCAATACTGAACAGCGAACAGCCATGTTATTGCCAGAAACCAATCCACACAAAAGACGTAGACGAAAACCAAAAAAACCTGCGCTTAAGGGCCTTGATGGTGCATAG
- a CDS encoding cob(I)yrinic acid a,c-diamide adenosyltransferase yields MGNRLSKIYTRTGDDGTTGLGDGTRVAKNSLRVQAMGDVDELNAVVGLLLTEPVSDSIHACLTEVQHDLFNLGGEICMPNMTLIKAERIEALEAQLDSWNEQLTPLKEFILPGGSRAAAYCHLARTVCRRAERTMHALDAEEKLTGVSLQYINRFSDLLFVLCRVLNKEAGINDVLWNNTANQ; encoded by the coding sequence ATGGGTAATCGATTAAGTAAGATTTACACACGCACTGGAGATGATGGCACAACAGGGCTAGGCGATGGCACTAGAGTGGCAAAAAACAGTTTACGGGTGCAAGCAATGGGCGATGTGGATGAGCTGAATGCAGTCGTTGGCCTTCTGCTCACAGAGCCTGTCTCAGACAGTATTCACGCTTGCCTGACAGAAGTGCAGCATGATTTGTTCAATCTTGGTGGTGAAATCTGCATGCCAAACATGACGCTAATCAAAGCTGAGCGAATTGAAGCATTAGAGGCACAGTTAGATTCTTGGAATGAGCAACTGACTCCACTGAAGGAATTTATTTTGCCAGGCGGTAGTCGCGCGGCTGCCTATTGTCATCTTGCTAGAACGGTTTGTAGACGTGCAGAGCGCACCATGCACGCACTTGATGCAGAAGAAAAGTTGACTGGTGTTTCTTTACAGTATATCAACCGTTTCTCAGATTTATTGTTTGTCTTATGTCGCGTTTTAAATAAGGAGGCAGGCATCAATGACGTACTATGGAACAATACGGCCAATCAATGA
- a CDS encoding glutamate racemase codes for MHNHLLNNKPSYSLPIGIMDSGVGGISVLHHVRKRLPNESIYYVADSLYAPYGNKSATEITERCFAIGDFLIAQGVKALVVACNTATAASIQAMREQYDLPIIGMEPAVKPAVNASRNGVIGVLATVGTIKSAQYAALLANYGTGVTVLAQACVGLVECVERGALATASTRQLLARYLQPLLDNNADTIVLGCTHYPFLRPLIEEIVGSDIAVIDTGDAVSLQLQKKLAEKKLLVQNNHDAEVVFWTNSQLATAVTVMQTLYGHPVNIQQLTI; via the coding sequence ATGCATAACCATTTATTGAACAATAAACCATCATATTCTCTTCCGATTGGTATCATGGACTCTGGCGTGGGCGGCATTTCCGTACTGCATCACGTTCGCAAACGATTGCCAAATGAATCTATTTATTATGTTGCCGATAGCTTGTATGCACCCTATGGTAACAAATCCGCTACAGAAATTACTGAGCGCTGTTTTGCTATTGGCGATTTTCTGATTGCTCAAGGTGTTAAAGCGTTAGTGGTTGCTTGCAACACAGCAACTGCTGCCTCCATTCAAGCCATGCGAGAGCAATATGATTTACCTATTATCGGTATGGAGCCAGCAGTGAAACCTGCTGTGAATGCAAGTCGTAATGGAGTGATTGGTGTATTGGCAACGGTTGGCACCATTAAAAGCGCGCAGTATGCGGCACTATTAGCCAATTATGGCACTGGCGTTACTGTGCTAGCGCAAGCATGTGTCGGATTGGTTGAGTGTGTTGAACGTGGAGCGCTAGCAACAGCATCTACGCGTCAGTTGTTAGCACGTTACCTACAGCCTTTATTAGATAATAATGCAGATACTATTGTATTGGGGTGTACACATTACCCATTTTTACGCCCATTAATTGAAGAGATTGTCGGATCAGATATTGCCGTGATTGATACGGGTGATGCGGTTAGCCTACAACTTCAGAAAAAATTAGCAGAAAAAAAACTATTGGTACAAAACAATCATGATGCAGAGGTCGTTTTTTGGACAAATAGTCAATTAGCAACAGCGGTAACTGTGATGCAAACGTTGTATGGCCACCCAGTTAACATTCAACAATTGACCATATAG
- a CDS encoding zinc-finger domain-containing protein produces the protein MSDVKEFEVTAKQLPLHCPTKEVALWASHPRVFLDIAKTGEVTCPYCGTKYRLKAGEVVGQH, from the coding sequence ATGTCTGATGTTAAAGAATTTGAAGTTACGGCAAAACAATTACCACTACATTGCCCAACTAAAGAAGTGGCGCTTTGGGCATCGCATCCGCGTGTTTTTTTAGATATTGCAAAAACAGGGGAAGTCACTTGCCCCTATTGCGGTACAAAATATAGACTTAAAGCGGGTGAGGTTGTTGGCCAACATTAA